TGTCGGTGCAAGAGGATCAACATTGGATATTAATGCAGGTATCTCAGGGCCTATAGTTCTGTAATTATATCCTCTGACAGAGTTTATGCCTCCAAGGAAATACCTGCTTATAAACGGCAAATAACCATTACCTGGCACATATCCATACCCAATCCTGCCATTAATCATAAATACATTACCAAGTGGTAAAGGGAAGTATTTTGAGGCGGATGCGTCAAGTTTGATAAAGGTAAAATTACCTCCGAATGGCCCGCCTGCAAACTGAGAAGACGCACTGAGGAGAGAACCCTTTGTTGTATATATTGGATTGTTTCTTGTATCATCAACAAATCCAACGGTAACACTGCTTGTAGTACCATTCTGCAAGAGATATGAATACGCACTGCTTATATTAGAGAAACTTGAATCATCATAACCATAGTTTGCATAGATTCTTAATAGACCTATAAGCCAGTAACCAAGTTGAAGTGATCCGCCGGTATCATTGGTTGTATAGCCGTTATATATTGTTGACATATTGTACAGACTGGTGCCCATAGACCATTTTGTATCAAGAAAATAGGGATCAAAATAGGATACGCTGTACTGTTTTGTTATACCCCCGACCTGGGCCATAACACTCAACTGTGTACCCAATCCTGCAAGGTTTTGAAGCTGTACCTGTGCTGTCACGAAAAATTGCTCATAAGAGCTGTATCCACCGCCAAGCATGAGCATTCCGCTATGCCCTTCTTTTACCTTAACATTGAGATTTACCTTTTCCACATTATCGTTTTCAATACCTTTAGAGGTAGATATATCAACATTATCAAAGAACCCTGTTGCGTATATACGTTCCTTTGACTCTTTTATCATTGCTTGATCATACAGCTCACCTTCCCATACCTGCATCTCGCGTCTTATAACCTTGTCTTTTGTCCTTGTGTTGCCCATCATCGAGATCCTATTGATATAGGTCAACGGCCCCTTGCTTATCTGAAAGTTAACTGCCACTGTCCTGTCTATTTCATTTATAGATGTCTCTGGATTCACATTAGCAAACGCATAACCGTTGTTAGAATAAACATCCGTTAATCTAAAGATATCGTCCATGAGCTTTGATCTGTTAAACCATTCACCACGTTTTGTGTGCACATAGGTTGCCAGGGTTTTTTCTGAATACAGCAGATCCCCGGATATTGAAATGGAAGATATCTTATATTTGTTACCTTCATCTATATTAATTACGATGTTCATTGTTTTGCCGTCGGTGGAAAGGAACAGGTGCGGCTGCTCTATCTTGACATTTATATAGCCATTATCCATATAAAACATGGTGAGCCTTGCTATATCATGATCAAGCTCTGTTTCATTAAACTTGCCGCTGCCAGTTATAAAGCTTATGATGTTTGTAACCGCACTCTCCATTTTTGATCTTAATTCACCTTCTGTAAATGCATGGTTACCTATAAAATGTATTGATCCTATCCTCACGACACGGCCTTCTGTTATTTTTATTTCTACATTTACTTCCATTGTGGCAATAGGCTCTAAATCATAAGTTGCTTTAACATTATAATAGCCTTTCTCCTTGTACATATCAATTATCTTATCGATTGAAGAAGATACTTTGGCCTTATCAAAAAAACTCCTCGGCTTCAAAGTAAGTGCGTCTCTAAGTTTATCTGTAGTGATCTCAGAGTTGCCTGAAAATGTTATATTTCTTACAAGGGGCCGCTCAACAACATTATAGATTAATTCGATGCCTTTATTGTACGGCTCCTGATAAACAACTACGCTGTCAAAATATCCAAGTCCAAATAACCTGGTTATATCCTGATTAACAGTTTTCTCTGATAGAGGACTTCCCGCTGTCTGTTTGATATTACTGAGTATTACCTGTTTCTGAATCCTTGCATTACCTTCTATCTCTATCTTTTCTACAATGGGTTGATCAGCCATAAGCATTGAAGAAGAAATAAATGAAAAGACAATCAATATTAAGATCGTAACCGAATGTTTATACCAGAATCCCATCATTTATCCTGTAGCGTCTTGTCATCATATGAGCAAACACTTCATTATGTGTAACTATTATAATAGTGGTTTCTATAGTTTGGTTAAAGTAAAGCAGCAGATCTATTACGGCCTCTCCGCTCTTGGAGTCCAGATTGCCGGTTGGTTCGTCTGCAAGGAGTAATAGCGGAGACATGATCAGCGCTCTTGCAACAGCAACCTTTTGCTGTTCACCGCCTGAAAGTTCCGATGGTTGATTATGGATCTTATCCTTCATACCTATAGCTTCTACCAATTGTTCGGCTCTCTGTTTTGTCTGTTTTTGATCCACACCTGCTATCATTACGGGCATCATAATATTCTCAAGTATATCAAATTCCATGAGTAAGCGATGAGCCTGAAACACAAAACCTATATTCTTATTCCGGAATGCTGAAAGCTCTTTTTCATTTTTGTTAAAAATATTTCCACCTTTAAAAAGCACACCACCCGACGTCGGATTATCAAGGCTCCCTATAATTTGAAGTAAAGTGGTTTTACCGGCGCCGGACACACCCATAATACTTATGGTATCACTTTTATACACATCGAGATTTATTCCCTTAAGGACATCTATTCGTCTTCCGCCATCAAAGAAGCTTTTTTTAACATCATCAATCTTTAATAATACATCAGAATCAATCATAATTATCAGGTTTGAATAACCGCACAATCAGATCAAGTCAAGCATATATGCATTTTTGAATAATTCCGGAGGCCTGCAAAGAACGGATCATCTTACCGATCCATGCATCATTATTTTAATCACCATTATAAATACAAAGTCCCGCATCCGTGCCTATATACTTTGCACCCGACGGAGCAGCCGAAATTGTGTTTATAAGACTATCCGGGACCGGCAATTGAGGGGGATAAAAAAGCAATGTATATCCGTCATATTTGTAAAATCCATTGTTCGTTGATATCCAGAGATTGTTTTTACCATCAACAATTAAATCATTGACAGAACCTGGAAATATAAAGCATAAAGGTGAAGAGCCATTATAGTTGCAAACCCCTTGATCGGTATTAAGCCATAAACTTCCATCTTTATAAGATGCCATTGAGTCTACCCACTTAAATGATGCACCCTGGGCAGGGTAAAAACCGGTTCCATCAAACACGGATAAACCGCTGGACGTTCCGATATAAACTTTGCCATTACTGCCATAAGCGATACCGTTAACTGTATCGCTTAATAATCCACCGGCTGTGTTCTGATATGTGTAATTTGTAAAAGCAGAACCGGTATAATAGTATAATCCAGAATTTGTTCCGATCCATGGAACAAGTAAGGTATTAACGGTAATACCGTTAAGGTATACCGCTTTTGCGTTACCGCATATAGCAAGAAGCC
This region of Deltaproteobacteria bacterium genomic DNA includes:
- the bamA gene encoding outer membrane protein assembly factor BamA, with translation MADQPIVEKIEIEGNARIQKQVILSNIKQTAGSPLSEKTVNQDITRLFGLGYFDSVVVYQEPYNKGIELIYNVVERPLVRNITFSGNSEITTDKLRDALTLKPRSFFDKAKVSSSIDKIIDMYKEKGYYNVKATYDLEPIATMEVNVEIKITEGRVVRIGSIHFIGNHAFTEGELRSKMESAVTNIISFITGSGKFNETELDHDIARLTMFYMDNGYINVKIEQPHLFLSTDGKTMNIVINIDEGNKYKISSISISGDLLYSEKTLATYVHTKRGEWFNRSKLMDDIFRLTDVYSNNGYAFANVNPETSINEIDRTVAVNFQISKGPLTYINRISMMGNTRTKDKVIRREMQVWEGELYDQAMIKESKERIYATGFFDNVDISTSKGIENDNVEKVNLNVKVKEGHSGMLMLGGGYSSYEQFFVTAQVQLQNLAGLGTQLSVMAQVGGITKQYSVSYFDPYFLDTKWSMGTSLYNMSTIYNGYTTNDTGGSLQLGYWLIGLLRIYANYGYDDSSFSNISSAYSYLLQNGTTSSVTVGFVDDTRNNPIYTTKGSLLSASSQFAGGPFGGNFTFIKLDASASKYFPLPLGNVFMINGRIGYGYVPGNGYLPFISRYFLGGINSVRGYNYRTIGPEIPALISNVDPLAPTTQLVYGGNKMISTTAEFVFPLIKEAKIYGVTFFDAGNAYAENQQYFEDPLQMGYGFGIRWITPIAPFRFEWGFPINPRPTDKPNVFEFTLGTTY
- a CDS encoding ABC transporter ATP-binding protein produces the protein MIDSDVLLKIDDVKKSFFDGGRRIDVLKGINLDVYKSDTISIMGVSGAGKTTLLQIIGSLDNPTSGGVLFKGGNIFNKNEKELSAFRNKNIGFVFQAHRLLMEFDILENIMMPVMIAGVDQKQTKQRAEQLVEAIGMKDKIHNQPSELSGGEQQKVAVARALIMSPLLLLADEPTGNLDSKSGEAVIDLLLYFNQTIETTIIIVTHNEVFAHMMTRRYRINDGILV